A stretch of the Ammoniphilus sp. CFH 90114 genome encodes the following:
- a CDS encoding N-acetylmuramoyl-L-alanine amidase, producing MPIVMLDPGHGGSDPGAQGNGLVEKNLALDMARKTRDWLLMHYEVDVRLTRDSDTLIPLSERAQIANQLGADYFVSLHHNAAGGQGFESFVYPGTRNQRAGQLQDVVHGGIMQFLGPLGIRDRGKKEANFAVLRQTSMPAILIENLFVDHPTDANWLRSESFRNQLANATAKAIGAALNLRERFPANTPDWKREAVEWMFQEGLLTNEDWKNATENPLPLWAEAIVLRRLYDKLNNQQ from the coding sequence ATGCCTATTGTCATGTTGGATCCAGGGCATGGAGGCAGTGATCCAGGTGCTCAAGGGAATGGATTAGTTGAGAAGAATCTGGCTTTAGATATGGCCAGAAAGACAAGAGATTGGTTACTGATGCATTATGAAGTCGACGTGCGACTGACGAGGGATTCCGACACGCTGATCCCCTTGTCCGAGAGGGCGCAAATCGCCAATCAACTAGGAGCCGATTATTTTGTCTCCCTTCATCATAACGCGGCTGGTGGGCAAGGGTTTGAAAGCTTCGTTTATCCAGGGACCCGCAATCAAAGAGCTGGACAGCTCCAAGATGTCGTTCATGGTGGCATTATGCAATTCTTAGGTCCTCTAGGAATTAGAGATCGCGGGAAAAAAGAGGCTAATTTTGCAGTCTTGCGACAGACTAGTATGCCAGCCATTCTGATCGAGAATCTTTTTGTTGATCACCCTACTGACGCGAATTGGTTAAGGAGTGAATCCTTTCGCAATCAGTTAGCCAACGCCACAGCAAAAGCAATTGGAGCAGCTTTGAATTTAAGGGAACGTTTCCCAGCCAATACGCCAGATTGGAAACGTGAAGCGGTAGAATGGATGTTCCAGGAAGGTTTACTCACGAATGAAGATTGGAAAAATGCAACGGAGAATCCACTGCCTCTCTGGGCTGAAGCGATTGTGCTCCGAAGGCTCTATGACAAGCTGAACAACCAGCAATAA